Part of the Gallalistipes aquisgranensis genome, CCCGTTTCCCGCTCCAGTCGGCTGCCGGGGCACTCCAGAATTCTGTGGCAGGGGAGAGGCCCAGTGCGGGAAAAACAGCGGTGCAGAGATAAAGGCTGCCTGTGGAGATGTAACGTTCGGCTAACTGGGGCTGATGTCCGCAAAATCCCAGTGTAAGCCAGCCGTCATTGTCAAAATTGCCCTCTGTTTCCATATGCCGTCGGATAACTGCGGTCAAGGCGCAACGAGTTTGGGATGGAGTGATATAGGATGGGAGAAGTCCGAGCAGGGCTGCCTGCGAAAGGACCTGGAACGCTCCGAAACGATAAGTGATCGAACGTCCTATCACGGGATAGGCACCGTCCGGAGAGATCATGCGCTCCTGTTGGGCCGCATAACGTGTGAACCTCTTGGCTTCCAGAGCAGCGAATTCGGCTGCTCCTTTACCGTGTTTTTGCATGATGCGGAGAATATCCAACAACATGGGATGGATCACGTAACTGCCGTAATAGTCGAAGTGTAGGTCTTTTCCGTCTCCGTACCATGCGTCACCTTTGTACCACTCTTCGAAGCGGGAAAGTGCATATTCTACCGGTGCGGGGTTCCATTCTCCCGTCAAATCCAATAGGGTGGCTTCCACCATGGCCGAAAAAAGCAGCCAGTTGCTCTCTACAGGTTTGATCTTCCGTATATTATTCATGGCTGCCAGGAAATTCCTGCGGGTTTGTTCACTGAGATTGCCCCACAGTTGTTTCGGTGCGCGGATCAGTCCGTGGCACAGGAATGCGGCATCGACGAGCGGTTGGCGGGTTACGGTGAAATTGAGAAAATCGGGGGAGGAAGGATTCACTCCATTTTCGATGGATTTACAGGCCAGTTTTATGTATCGGGCACGCAGTTTCCCTTCCGGCGTATCGTCGGGACCCAGTTCCAGCCAGGGTGCGATGCCTGCGAGCGTACGTCCGAGAGCTTCCAGATGGGTGGTGCGGGTATTGGGGGGAGCGACTTTTCCCGATACCGTTTCTACCGGCATCCGTTTTTTCAGTTTACCTCGGCTCATGTTTTCCAGTACGGGATCGGCGATTCGGGTAAGGGTGGCGATCCAGTAAGCGCGATCTTCCTGACCGGTTGTCCGGGAAATGGTTGGCCCTGGGATAAGGGATAACAGGAGAGCTTGTAAGATCAAGGTGATTTTGAATTTCATGATCGGAGGTTTGGATGTGTGGTATGGTTATTTCCCGGAAGATTTTTCTTTCAGAAAAGAGTCGATAGGGATGTTTCTGCTGCCGGAGAATGCTTTTACGGAGCTCCATGGTTCTGCCGGGGCTTTCCAGAAAGAGTCGTCGGCAGGCAGTCCCAGCGGGACGAATACCAAAGAGCAGAGATAGACACAGGGGGTGGAAAGGTAGGAGTCCCCCAATTCCGGTTGTTCTCCGCATATGCCAATGGTGAGCCATCCTCCGGAATCGAAGGTCCCCGGCTGTTCCATCTGTCGTTTCATGGCGGCCGTAAGTGCCGCTCGTACCTGTCCTTCCGAGAGAGAGGCGGGGAGTATTTTCCGCAGAACACTCTGGGCCAGCACGTGAAAGGCTCCGAGCCGGTAAGTGATCGAGCGGCCGAGCAAGGGATAACTGCCGTCGGGGGCAATCATGCGTTCCTGAATTTCGGTATAGCGGCGGAAACGGGGTAATTCTGTGGCGTAAAAATCGCTTAATTCCGTGTCGTGGCGTTGCATCACCTCGAGTACTTGAAGCATCATGGGTTGGATGACATAACTGTTGTAATAGTCCAGGTGAAAGGTGTCTCCGTCGCCGTAGATGCCGTCACCCATGTACCAGCGTTGATGCGAGGCAATGGCGTGTTTGACGACATTGAAATTCCATTCGCCTGCGAACTCCTTCAGCCCGCATTCTACCATGGCACAGAAAAGCAGCCAGTTGTTATTGCCCGGTTTCATGGTACGGGTGGATTTCCATTGTGCAATCAGCCGCTTCCGTGTCAGGGAATCGAGATTTCCCCAAAGTTGAGTGGGAGCTTGAAGCAATCCCTGAATCAGAAAGGCGCTGTTCACCAAAATTTGCCGAGTGGCGGTACTGTTGAAATAGTCCGGAGAAGAGGGATCGACCGAATTGGAAAGAGCCCTGCATCCCATTTCTATATATAGAGCCCTCAGTTTTCCCTCGGGAGTGTCGTCCGGTCCCAGTTCCAGCCAGGGGGCGATTCCTGCAAAAGTACGGCCGACCGATTCCATGTGGGTGATAAATTCCCGGGAACTGGCCCGGGCCGAAGAAGAACGGCCGATCGGAATGTTTTTGCGCAATGTATGCTCGCTCAGATTACGCAGTACAGGGTCGGCGACCCGAACCAGTGTCTGAACCCAATAGGTTCGGTCGTCGGTCGGGGTTGAAGCCCGGCCCGGAGAAGAGAAGAAACACAGGTGTCCGGACATGAAGGAGAGGAAAAGCAGAAGTGAGTGTCTCATCGGTTTCGTACTGGGTTTACGGTTAAGTACAAATTTAATCGCTCCGTATGCAGAATAATAGTATAATCATACGGATTTGTTATATCTCAGTCCGTTTTAGCTGTTTTACGTTCATTTTTGTCCGTTGGCGGAACTGTTACGGACGATCATGACAAGGATACGAATGAATTTGATATGGGGGCGGGCAAGATGTGGGTAAATTTGAATGAAAGTCAGGTGACGGTTTTGTCAATCCGGAAAACCTGGGATGTATTTAATCTGAAAATACGACGGCGAATGAAAAAGTGGCTTGTTTTAGGAGTGTTGCTGGCTGTAACGGGAGCAGCATATGCCGGGACAGAAGTGAAAAGTCCCCGGCCGGATCATGTGATTTTGATCGGACTCGATGCGATGAGTCCACGGGGTATTCAGAAAGCGGTGACTCCCAATATGAATAAATTAATTGCCGGAGGAGCATCCTGTTTCAACGGACGGTGCGTGCTCTCTCCTGCCAGTACACAGAACTGGACCAGTATGCTGACAGGGGCGGTTCCGCTTCAGCACGGAGTAACCGGCAATCCCTGGCAGCGAAACAACCGGCGGATACGCCCCGTTATAACCGGAAAGGAAGATGTCTTTCCCAGTGTGTTCGAATGGATTCGTGAACAAAGGCCCGACAGTAAGATATATTCATTCTACGAATGGCGCAGCGTAATGAGGATGTTCGTGACCAGTGTGATGGATGTTTGTGAAAAAAAAGCTACGGGTGTGGAAAGTTTCCGTTCAGGAATGGAGGCATTTTTCGAAGACAAACCCGATTTCCTGTTTATTAACATATTGGAGACCGATCACATAGGGCACGTTAAAGGACATGATACGGATGACTATTATCGTTGTATCGAAAAATACGATGCATTGATCGGGGAGTTTGCGGATCGGATTGAAAAAGCCGGAATGTGGGATCGAACGGTCATGATGGTCGTAGCCGATCACGGAGGCTTTCTCGGAACGCATAGCGGTGAATCGCCCGAGGCTACGGAAATACCTGTGATCCTGTATGGCAAGGGAGTGGCCAAGGGAAAGACTATACCTTATTACTTCATTTTCGATGTTGCTCCGACTGTGGCCTGGTTGCTGGGTGTAACGCCTCCCGAGGTTTGTGTAGGCAAGCCGTTGACGACGGCGTTTACGGAAAGGGATAAAACCTTTACGTATTCTCCCATGCCGAGGCTCAGTGTGAACGAAGACTTGTATGAAGAGGGAATTACGGTGGGGATAAGTGCCGATTGGCCGGAGGCTGAAATAAGGTATACGCTTGACGGTTCATTGCCGACTTCCCGATCTGCTCTTTATGTGAACCCGTTGAAAATAAGTAAAAATACATTGTTGCAGGCTGTGGCGTTCCGTGACGGGTATCCCAGTCGTCCGGCGCGGGCTCATTATCGTTTTGTGACGGATGGGCGGCCGTTGGTGAATTATGCGTATTATGTGGATACGTGCAGTATATTCGTTCCCGATTTTGCCGGGATGAAGCCTGTCGTTACGGGGAAAACGTACGAAATCGACCTGAGGGGGATTCCGGACAGAGAAACTCGCTTCAGTGTCCGTTTCGATGCCCGGATCGAGGTGCCCGCGGACGGGAAGTATCGATTTCATACCCGTTCCGACGACGGATGTTGGCTCAAAATAGACGGGAAATTGGTGACGAAGACCTCTACGCCTCATTTTCAGGAGGCTTACGGTGATGTTGAACTGTCAGCCGGGATACATAGGATCGAGGTCGGGTACAGGCAGGATGTAAAACGGAAACATCTCTCCGTTTATATGGCAGGACCGGGGGTAGAGGCTCCCGAACGGTTGCTGACTTCGGAATATTTTCGGTAGGGTACAGACGGATTGAAAGATTGTCAGTCCGGTTCATAAGAGTGAAAATCCCCCCGTCAGATATCGTTCTGGCGGGGGGATGTGATATTGGGACGATTAATTGGGCTTCTGTTTGTTTTTCAGGTTATTGCGGTAGGCTGTGGGGGTGGTCCCGTACAGCGCGTGGAACGATTTGATGAAATAGCTCGGTGAGTTGAATCCCACCATGTAGGAAATTTCCCCTACCGAAAGTCCCGGCTCCGTTTCCAATAGGGTGATAGAGGTTTTCAAACGGATGTTGGTAATAAACTGATTCGGAGTCTGTCCTGTCACTCCTTTCAGTTTTGTGAAAAGTTTAGTACGGCCGAGAGCCATTTCCCGAGCGAAAAGAATAATGTCGAAGTCCGGATTGGTAAGGTTTTTTCGTACGACTTCGGCAGCCTTTTCGATCAGTTGCTGGTCGAGTGAGTTGGTAGCGATCAGTTGGGGGCGCAGAGAGGTGGACTGAGCGAATTTGTTCTGCATCAGAATACGGGAGTTGACCAAGTTATTGCATTTTGTGATCAGGATACGTGAATTGAAAGGTTTGGCGATGTAATCGTCTGCACCATGGCGGAATCCTTCCAGAGTCGATTCTTCCGTGATTCTGGCGGTCAGGATGACGAAGGGAATATGACAGGTGGTCAGATTGTTTTTGACTTTCGTGCATAGTTCGTATCCGTCGATGTTAGGCATCATCAGGTCACTGAGTATGATGTCGGGCAACTCCTCCCTCAGAAGCTGCCAGCCTTCCATTCCATCCTGGGCTTGAATGACTTCGTAGATAGGTTCGAACAGAGAGGTCAGATGCTGCCGCAGGTCGTCGTTGTCTTCCACGATCAGAATCCGGGTACGTTTCCCGCCGAGCGCTTTGCGGGAACTGGCTATTTCTTCCATGAATTTTTTGTCCGGAAGGTTGTCCGGTGTGTCGGGATACGGAATGTTTCCGGCCGGGACGGACTTTTTCAGCTCGGGGGGGATGTGCTCTTCTCCAACAGGCAGCGAAACCGAGAATGTCGTGCCGTGTCCGGGTTCGCTTTGTATGGATATGTCTCCGTAATGGGCTTTTACGATTCCTTTGGCTACGGTGAGTCCGAGGCCGGTGCCTATGGAAGCCTTGTTGTCGTTCGGGACTTGAAAAAACGGATCGAAGATCGTCTGTTGATACATGGGTGGAATCCCCGAACCCGTATCAGAGACCCGTATTACGATATGAGTTTTCTCTGCATGTATCGCCAGACAGATTTTTCCCTGGGGCGGGGTATATTTGAATGCGTTGGAGAGAAGGTTGTAAAAGACCTTTTCGAGTTGTTCTGTATCGTACCATATTTCGATCGGTTCGTCGGGGGCTTCCCATATGAAGTCGATCTGCTGTGCGATCGCGTATTCCCTGAATGAGGCATGTATCCGTCCGAGCAGTTCCACGATATTTTGACAGGTAAAACTCATAGGAATGAAATCCTGCTCTTGTTTTTTGAAATCCAACAATTCGTTGATGAGCCGGTTGATCTTTCCTATATTGTACTGTATGCCTGTGAGACGGTTGTAGATAGATGGAGGAATGTTGCTTTTTTGCAGGACGGTTTCCAAGTGGCTTTGGATCAAAGTGACGGGTGTCCTGAGTTCGTGGGATACGTAAGTGAAAAAACGGAGTTTCGACTGGTTGAGTTCCTGTATCTGATTCCGTTCCCGTTTTTCCATCTCGAGAGAGGTGCGTAGTTTGAGTTTACCTGTGTAAAACCTCAATAGCAGCACTATGATCGAAAGCAGGAACAATGTCAGGAGCAGATAAGCCCAGGTCGTTTTATGGAACGGGGGATGAACTTTTACGGTCAGACTGCGGGAGGAGAGTATGCTCCCCTTGTCCGGGTCGATGCTGCGGACGGTGAGCGAGTAGGTGCCGGGGGCCAGGTTGGTGTAAACGATCGGCTGCCCGGGGGTTCCTCGAATCCATTCCGTATCGAAACCCGTTAGACGATACTCTGTTTCGTTGCGGATGTAAGGAATATAATTGGTGATTGCGTACTCGATGGAAAAGGTGGTCTGGCCCGGACGAAGGTCGATTCCCTGTTGGTAGAATAGTGACTGGGAAAGTATGCCGTCCGGCCCGTTTGTGACAATTTTTTTATTGTTGACTTTGAGTGCAGTGAAATAGATGTCGGAAAGAGTTTGAAGTTCTGCCAGTTCTTTTTCTTCGAATGAAATCAAGGATTTGAATCCGCAGACATAAATTTCCTTGTTGCTCGAAACGTACAGGCCATAAGGAGATATGTCCGAAACGGGAAACCCATTGTCTTTCGTGTAATTGCTGAATACACCGTTTTCTGGGTCGAAACGTGTGAATCCTCCGTTGGTGGCCAGTAACAGATAGCCTGCAGGAGATTCGTCGATATCCAAGATATAGTCGTTTATGAGTGTACTGTTGCGGGTTGTATAACTTTCGAATGTGTTGGTCTGGGGACGGTATACGAGTAGTCCCGCACCGGAAGAACCCAGCCAGATGCGACCGTGCCGGTCCTGGGACAGGACCAGGACGTGACTTTGTCCCAAAGGGGTGTCTTCTCCTGAAAAGTATATTTCCTGTTTGTGTGTTTTCAGGTTGTACCTGATGACTTTGCCGGAGAGAGCCTGCCAGCAGTTGCTGTCCCGGTCGATCAGCATGTCTGTGATGTATCGGTTGTTTGCTTCCGGTGTGTCGACTAATCTGCGGCAGGTGCCTGTGCGTTTGTTGAAGACAACCACTCCTTTCTGGGTTGTCAGCAGTAATTCGTGTTCGCCGGCAGGTGCGATTTTCCGGATGTTATCGTCCGGGATGGTCCACGGTGTGTTTTTTTTATGGCGGTAAACGGAGATTCGGTGTGTAGCCAGATTCATCCGGTTGAGTCCGCCGAGTAGCGTGCCTATCCATAGGGTGTTTTCCTTTTTGTCCAGCCAAAGCGATTTGATACTATGGCTGGAGAACATTTTGTCCGGATATTTTTTCACCGAACCGTCGTTTTTGTTATATTGGAGAAGTCCGGCGCTTTCGGAGCCGATCCAAAAGTTTCCGTTTCCGTCGTCTGTCAGGCAACTGATGATCGACAGGGAAGGATTGGAAAATATTGTTTTATGGAATCGGTAGAAGTCGTAGTCCGGATTGTAGAGGCTGATTCCTCCGAAATATGATCCGATCCAGATCGTCCCCTGATGATCTTTCATAATACTCCATATCGAAGAGTGGGGTAGGGAATGAGGGTCGTCATTCGAATGATCCGCGTGGAGCATGGAGCGGTTTTCCGGGTACAGAATGTTGATCCCCTTGAATGTTCCGATCCAGTAATTTCCGGAATTGTCTTCGCAGACAGTTCTTGTGTAATTGTCCGAGAGTGAATTGGGGTCATTCGGATTGTGACGATAATTGATTGTCTCCCCGCTTTTGTCGATTCGGTAAATACCGTCGGATTGGGTGCATATCCATAAATTGCGTTTGGAATCCTCGTAAATGTTTACAATATGTTTGCCTTCGAGCAGCGAGGTTTCCTTGCGGTTCCGGTCGATGAAGAGAATTCCGTTATTCGCAGTCCCGATCATCAGATACCCGGCCGAGTTTTCGTAAATGCAGCGGATTTTGCTATGGGGATTGATCCTGTAATATTCTTCGAGAGTGTGTCCGTCGTATTTCCATACCATATTGGAAGTACATACCCATAGTTGTCCCCGATTGTAGCTGATGGCTTGAACGTCGTGTTTGCGGAGTGTCCGGAATTTTTCGGTTCGGAGGTCCATTTCGCAGAGAGCGTATTTGCACAAAACAAACAATTTCCCGTCCCGGTTGCCGCATACGGTGCGTATGTTGTTGCTGTATAGACTGGTACTGTCGCCCGGAATGGGCCTGAAAACCTCGAATTCCTGGCCGTTGTATCGGTTCAGTCCGTCCTGGGTGGCGATCCAGATCATGTTGAATTCGTCCTGGTAGAATGATGTGACACAAGATTGGGCCAATCCGTTTTCAATTCCGAGATGAGAAAAACGGAAAGTATTCCGGGCTGTTGTACTATGTATCAGGAAAAACGATAATAACAACAAAAATAATTGTAGCGGAAGGTGCATCTGTTTTAGGCTTGGATTTGTATTTATATGCAAAATAACAGAATTTACATAGAGTGTTGTTTTTTATTTGATTTTTTTGGACAAATTTTATGTAAAAGTGTACGGGAATCGTATGATAAACTTTAGGGGGATTATACCTTGCAAAATCCGCATATGTTTTTGATGGTATGAGAACTGCTTGTTTTTTTCTGTTTGTTTTTGAAATTGTTAATGCTTTCTCCCTTTGTGCTCAAAATGTTGCGGAGGACGCGGTTGATCCTTTTCATGGGGCGGACAACAGAGGGAATACATTCGTTGGTGCGGCTATGCCTTTTTC contains:
- a CDS encoding alkaline phosphatase family protein, which encodes MKKWLVLGVLLAVTGAAYAGTEVKSPRPDHVILIGLDAMSPRGIQKAVTPNMNKLIAGGASCFNGRCVLSPASTQNWTSMLTGAVPLQHGVTGNPWQRNNRRIRPVITGKEDVFPSVFEWIREQRPDSKIYSFYEWRSVMRMFVTSVMDVCEKKATGVESFRSGMEAFFEDKPDFLFINILETDHIGHVKGHDTDDYYRCIEKYDALIGEFADRIEKAGMWDRTVMMVVADHGGFLGTHSGESPEATEIPVILYGKGVAKGKTIPYYFIFDVAPTVAWLLGVTPPEVCVGKPLTTAFTERDKTFTYSPMPRLSVNEDLYEEGITVGISADWPEAEIRYTLDGSLPTSRSALYVNPLKISKNTLLQAVAFRDGYPSRPARAHYRFVTDGRPLVNYAYYVDTCSIFVPDFAGMKPVVTGKTYEIDLRGIPDRETRFSVRFDARIEVPADGKYRFHTRSDDGCWLKIDGKLVTKTSTPHFQEAYGDVELSAGIHRIEVGYRQDVKRKHLSVYMAGPGVEAPERLLTSEYFR
- a CDS encoding hybrid sensor histidine kinase/response regulator transcription factor — protein: MAQSCVTSFYQDEFNMIWIATQDGLNRYNGQEFEVFRPIPGDSTSLYSNNIRTVCGNRDGKLFVLCKYALCEMDLRTEKFRTLRKHDVQAISYNRGQLWVCTSNMVWKYDGHTLEEYYRINPHSKIRCIYENSAGYLMIGTANNGILFIDRNRKETSLLEGKHIVNIYEDSKRNLWICTQSDGIYRIDKSGETINYRHNPNDPNSLSDNYTRTVCEDNSGNYWIGTFKGINILYPENRSMLHADHSNDDPHSLPHSSIWSIMKDHQGTIWIGSYFGGISLYNPDYDFYRFHKTIFSNPSLSIISCLTDDGNGNFWIGSESAGLLQYNKNDGSVKKYPDKMFSSHSIKSLWLDKKENTLWIGTLLGGLNRMNLATHRISVYRHKKNTPWTIPDDNIRKIAPAGEHELLLTTQKGVVVFNKRTGTCRRLVDTPEANNRYITDMLIDRDSNCWQALSGKVIRYNLKTHKQEIYFSGEDTPLGQSHVLVLSQDRHGRIWLGSSGAGLLVYRPQTNTFESYTTRNSTLINDYILDIDESPAGYLLLATNGGFTRFDPENGVFSNYTKDNGFPVSDISPYGLYVSSNKEIYVCGFKSLISFEEKELAELQTLSDIYFTALKVNNKKIVTNGPDGILSQSLFYQQGIDLRPGQTTFSIEYAITNYIPYIRNETEYRLTGFDTEWIRGTPGQPIVYTNLAPGTYSLTVRSIDPDKGSILSSRSLTVKVHPPFHKTTWAYLLLTLFLLSIIVLLLRFYTGKLKLRTSLEMEKRERNQIQELNQSKLRFFTYVSHELRTPVTLIQSHLETVLQKSNIPPSIYNRLTGIQYNIGKINRLINELLDFKKQEQDFIPMSFTCQNIVELLGRIHASFREYAIAQQIDFIWEAPDEPIEIWYDTEQLEKVFYNLLSNAFKYTPPQGKICLAIHAEKTHIVIRVSDTGSGIPPMYQQTIFDPFFQVPNDNKASIGTGLGLTVAKGIVKAHYGDISIQSEPGHGTTFSVSLPVGEEHIPPELKKSVPAGNIPYPDTPDNLPDKKFMEEIASSRKALGGKRTRILIVEDNDDLRQHLTSLFEPIYEVIQAQDGMEGWQLLREELPDIILSDLMMPNIDGYELCTKVKNNLTTCHIPFVILTARITEESTLEGFRHGADDYIAKPFNSRILITKCNNLVNSRILMQNKFAQSTSLRPQLIATNSLDQQLIEKAAEVVRKNLTNPDFDIILFAREMALGRTKLFTKLKGVTGQTPNQFITNIRLKTSITLLETEPGLSVGEISYMVGFNSPSYFIKSFHALYGTTPTAYRNNLKNKQKPN
- a CDS encoding DUF2264 domain-containing protein, whose amino-acid sequence is MKFKITLILQALLLSLIPGPTISRTTGQEDRAYWIATLTRIADPVLENMSRGKLKKRMPVETVSGKVAPPNTRTTHLEALGRTLAGIAPWLELGPDDTPEGKLRARYIKLACKSIENGVNPSSPDFLNFTVTRQPLVDAAFLCHGLIRAPKQLWGNLSEQTRRNFLAAMNNIRKIKPVESNWLLFSAMVEATLLDLTGEWNPAPVEYALSRFEEWYKGDAWYGDGKDLHFDYYGSYVIHPMLLDILRIMQKHGKGAAEFAALEAKRFTRYAAQQERMISPDGAYPVIGRSITYRFGAFQVLSQAALLGLLPSYITPSQTRCALTAVIRRHMETEGNFDNDGWLTLGFCGHQPQLAERYISTGSLYLCTAVFPALGLSPATEFWSAPAADWSGKRAWDGYRNVRLDKAIKY
- a CDS encoding DUF2264 domain-containing protein — protein: MSGHLCFFSSPGRASTPTDDRTYWVQTLVRVADPVLRNLSEHTLRKNIPIGRSSSARASSREFITHMESVGRTFAGIAPWLELGPDDTPEGKLRALYIEMGCRALSNSVDPSSPDYFNSTATRQILVNSAFLIQGLLQAPTQLWGNLDSLTRKRLIAQWKSTRTMKPGNNNWLLFCAMVECGLKEFAGEWNFNVVKHAIASHQRWYMGDGIYGDGDTFHLDYYNSYVIQPMMLQVLEVMQRHDTELSDFYATELPRFRRYTEIQERMIAPDGSYPLLGRSITYRLGAFHVLAQSVLRKILPASLSEGQVRAALTAAMKRQMEQPGTFDSGGWLTIGICGEQPELGDSYLSTPCVYLCSLVFVPLGLPADDSFWKAPAEPWSSVKAFSGSRNIPIDSFLKEKSSGK